One genomic segment of Myxocyprinus asiaticus isolate MX2 ecotype Aquarium Trade chromosome 14, UBuf_Myxa_2, whole genome shotgun sequence includes these proteins:
- the LOC127451143 gene encoding HUWE1-associated protein modifying stress responses-like, protein MEEKKEESEAEIHEHGPEHWFSKWERQCLAVAEREEPSEEEVDQNQVKLWHLFQNSATAVAQLYKDRVCHQQGLSLWSPFQNAATAVTNLYKESDEAHKRSYELGIQIGHQRRNKDVLAWVKKRRRTIRREDLISFLCGKAPPPRTFKAAPKLTVMSPNRSPSSDTVLSSVESDLQPFCEAIALHGLSGAMASISVRSSTPGSPTHVSGSSNAGRRRNGLHDVDLNTFISEEMALHLGGAGTRKRTSAQCADVITDSPTHKRNRVI, encoded by the exons ATGGAGGAGAAGAAGGAGGAGAGCGAAGCGGAGATCCACGAACACGGACCCGAACATTGGTTCTCAAAATGGGAGCGCCAGTGCCTTGCGGTGGCCGAACGAGAAGAACCGAGCGAGGAGGAAGTGGACCAGAACCAGGTTAAACTCTGGCATCTCTTCCAGAATTCCGCGACAGCGGTGGCGCAACTTTATAAAG ATCGAGTCTGCCATCAGCAAGGACTTTCATTGTGGTCTCCATTTCAGAATGCTGCAACAGCAGTGACTAATCTTTACAAAG AGAGTGATGAAGCACACAAGAGGAGCTATGAATTAGGAATTCAGATTGGTCATCAGCGACGTAATAAGGATGTTTTGGCCTGGGTCAAAAAGCGAAGGAGAACTATACGAAGGGAAGATTTGATAAGTTTCTTATGTGGTAAAGCGCCACCACCAAGGACTTTTAAAGCTGCCCCCAAACTGACTGTGATGTCACCTAACCGATCACCTTCATCAGACACAGTGTTGTCATCTGTAGAGTCTGATTTACAGCCCTTCTGTGAGGCCATAGCACTACATG GTCTAAGTGGAGCGATGGCAAGCATCAGCGTCCGCTCTAGCACTCCTGGCTCACCTACTCACGTGAGCGGCAGCTCAAACGCAGGTCGCAGAAGGAACGGACTGCACGATGTGGACTTGAACACTTTCATATCGGAGGAGATGGCCCTCCACCTTGGTGGGGCGGGCACCAGGAAGCGGACCTCAGCCCAGTGCGCTGATGTCATCACAGACTCCCCAACCCATAAACGCAACCGAGTGATCTAA